The Bdellovibrio sp. ZAP7 DNA segment TAACAATATATTTCCCAGGTTTAATCTGAAATAAAAAAGGAAGTCGCCCGGACTTCCTTCTTTCGTTCTTATCCGCGGGCAAAATGGTCACTTTGTTCGCGCATTTTTAGTGGAAAAACCTACAAGGATTTTTTTAGATCCAGCAAGCCTGTCACAACAGATTTATTGCTTTCAAGTTTTGCTTCCGGCATCGCAAGAGCCTTACTAATGACGTCCATTGCCTTCTCTTTTTGCTTAAGCTCTTTAAGAACATCCGCCAAAATTCCTTGATAGTACAAGGCCGAGTCCGACTTCATCACCGCTACTTTTTCTGCGTAAGGCAGCGCTTGCGCAAATTGTTTCTCGCGCATGTGGAAGACAACCAATTTCATCAAGTAAACATCCGAATCAGGATGGGCCTTCAATAGTTTCTCTAGCCATTCTTGCGCATTTTTTTTCATGTTCGCCGTCTTGATATATGGAAGAGCCACCAATACCTGACCGGGACGCTCCACAGATAAATTAAAAGTAGCGACTTCTTTAGCCAAAACTGCTGCGGATTCTTCTGACTTTTTCGTCTCGTTCATTAATTTATAGGTTTCGATCTGCTGGGACAGCAATTCTGCTTTTTCAAATCCCGTCATGTCGCCAAATTTATTTACCGCGAAAGTTTCTGCACGAGCTTTTTCATCGTCCAAAAGCTTTTGAATTTCGGAAATATTCTCAGCCCCGATCTTTTTTATCTCTGCCGAGGCTTCTTTACTTTCGCCCTTAATCAACTTCATCAATTCCGGGCGCCATTCAATCGCATCGATGGAGTGCGGGAAAACAGCGATCCATCTTTCGAAAGTTTTGCGGTATTCAGCTGCATTCTTTTTATCTTTTTCATAAGCGCTCTCAGCGACTCTGATTTCACTGTTGGCCAAAAGCAGGCTTTGCTCCCCTGTCGGCGCTAACCATTTAACCACGTCTTCAAATTTAAGAGCGGCGTAAGCTTGATCCGCCAAAACTTTACGAGCTTCCAGATCTCCCGCCTCTGCTTTTTTGCGAAGTTCAGTTAGAGTTGCCTTGTTGGATGCCTGAAAGATGGCGATCTCTTTTGCCAGTACCGGAGCCGGTTTATAATCCAGGATGCGAGTAAGCTCTTCACCTTTGGGATTCATCACGATCATTGTTGGAATGCCCCTAATGCCGTACTTTTTGCCGATATCTTTCAAAGCCGGTTTATCGACATTTAAACTAAATTTGATGAATTTTTCCGTCGCCTTGATAAACTCGGCCTCGCCAAAGGCTTCACTTTCCAAACGAATGCACGATGGGCACCAAGGCGCATTGAAATCCACCAGCAACAACTTCTTTTCTTTCGCTGCGAGCTTTAACGCTGCATTAAAGCTGTCTTCATAAAACCCGTGTTTGTTCTTTTTCAGGGGAGCTTCAACCACCATAGCAGTGTTTACCGCTTTTTCAGCGACAGTCGCAGTCCCACCAGAAGCCGCTACCAACTTCCCATTCGTGATCTGAAATTTCTCTTCATGAGCTTCACACACAGTGTTCTTGTCGTCACAGACGTAATAGTTAACCGCGAATGGTTTTTTCTGAGCCTTTGCCGCATCAAAGATAAATTCTTTCGGCTCCTTCTTAACAGCATCAATGGATTCCTCGCCCCTCACCAAAGCCGCTGGTGCATCTTTATTAAAGTGAAACCCTTCATCCACGCTCGCAAAGATTTGCGAACCTTTAAGTTTTAAATGAGCCTTGCCATCTGAAAGACGAGCAAACGAGGAAGAAACAACCAACAGAGATAAAGTTAAAATCAGAATTTTCATGGAAAACATTAGAATCCCGCCAAAGCCCCTTGTCCAGAAAAACCCCTGCCTAAACAAGTCACTGCCACTGTGGCGGTAGCGTTACCAAACCCACTATCATAGATGTAATTTCCGTAGCGGCTCCGCAATGCGCCATTTGAACTTGCTAAAAGTACTGCAACGAAAAAACAAAAACCCCAGCCTTGTGAGCTGGGGTTTCAATACATTCAGATTTTAAACCTTTAATTACTGACCAAGTACGTAAGCAAAGATCAGTGGTGCTACGATTGTAGCATCTGATTCTACGATGTACGACGGAGTCGTTGGAGCCAATTTACCCCAAGTGATTTTTTCATTTGGAATCGCGCCAGAATATGAACCGTATGAAGTCGTAGAGTCAGAGATTTGCGCGAAGTAGCTCCACAATGGGATGTCTTCGTGGCCCAAGTCTTGTTCAAGCATTGGAACTACGCAAATTGGGAAGTCACCGGCGATACCACCACCGATTTGGAAGAAGCCCACTGGAGCTTTTTTAGAAGCGCCCATGTACCACTCTGCCCAAGTTTTCATGTATTCGATACCGCCTTTAACAGTCGTCGATTTTTTGATGTCACCTTTGATGATGTGACCAGTGAAGATGTTACCCAAAGTAGAATCTTCCCAACCTGGAACAACCATTGGAAGGTTCTTTTCAGCAGCAGCCAACAACCAAGAATTTTTTGGATCGATTTGGTAGTACTGTTCCAATTTTCCAGAAAGAAGGATTTTGTACATGAATTCGTGTGGGAAGTAAGACTCGCCTTTTTTATCGGCGTCTTGCCAGTATTCTAGTACAACATTTTCGATACGACGAATTGCTTCCTCTTCAGGGATGCAAGTGTCAGTCACGCGGTTCAAGTGACGTTCCAAAAGTTTTTGTTCGTCAGCTGGAGTAAGATCACGGTAATTCGGAATACGCTCGTAGTGATTGTGAGCGACCAAGTTGAATACGTCTTCTTCAAGGTTCGCACCCGTGCAAGAGATCGCGTGAACTTTACCTTGGCGGATCATTTCAGCCAAAGAAAGACCCAATTCAGCTGTAGACATTGCACCAGCAAGTGTCACAAGCATTTGGCCTTTGTTATCGATGTGTTTTTTGTAACCAACAGCAGCATCTTTCAATGCAGCAGCGTTAAAATGACGGTAGTTGTGTTCGATAAACTTAGAAATCGGTCCCATTACATGCTCCTGTTATGCGAAGAGGCGCAAAAGTAGCATGTTTAAGCAAAAACTCAAGCAGAGAATGGCTTTTGCAAAACTTCAATCAGCAGAGATTAGTTCTGTATTTCCAATAACCTGCAAAACAAGGACGCACTGAGTTAACTAGTCCTCTTTCAACATCCCCAGCTTCCGCAGAGACTCTTCCATTTTTCGACTTTGTTTTTGTCAATTTTAACGAAATCACCGCAGTCCCCGTCTTTAATTAAGATCGTCGTTGTTCCATCCTTAAAAATCTCTCCGGCAAAAACATCAATGCCCGTAACATAGGAAGCGGCTTCAAGATCGACCTTGTAGATGTCCTCACGCTTTTTGCCGGCATGAAGAACTATCGTAAATTCCCCAACAAGAAAGCCAGATTCGTCTTTACCATTTTTTATATCAAATTCTTTTCCATCCTTTTTTAATTCCAAACTAAGCTTAGAATCCAGACGATAAATTCCTTTGGAGCTGAAAAGAGTTTTCATAGCGACATCCCTAAAGGGATTTTCTTTGCCGATCATCGCAATCGCGGCTCCATCTTCACGGTATTCAAACCCAAAGGACGCCACGTGGGTGCCACCTGCGAAATTTAACTCGATTACAAAGTTCAATTTTGAAATAGCGTGAACTTCTGTTTTCTCTTTATCAAAAATTTTCAAATACAAATTATCTGTCTCTGCGATACCCAATTCCGTTAAGAACTGAGCCCGCAATGGAGAGCCAACCACCCAGTAGCCATCTCCGTCTCCAATAACGGTCTTTCCTTTAGTTTTGGTGCCAAATTCATTGAGTGCCAGTTCTTCAAGTGCTCCGCTGAGATTTCTACCCAATGAAATATATTTTTCGGACTTAGATAAATAGATCTGCTCTTTTGCAATAGCACTCAAACTGAAAAAGAAAAGAAGAAGGGAAATAAGTGTTTTCATATGTTACTTATCGGAAAAAACATACAATAGTTTATCCAACAAATGGATGTCGTCTTAAGACCTGATGGATGGCTTTTGTGCAAGAACCGCTTTACTGAAAAATCCTGTGTCTTTTCGGAGATCTAAAAAGCCCACATCTTTTAACAAGTTCTCAATGGGATGCAGACTGTAGTTCTTGTAAAAAGGCTCGTGAAAGTCCTTAGGGAATTGCTCCAGCGCCCAATTCAGGTCCTTGGCTTCGTCCTTTTGCACAGAGTCGACCAGGCCATAATAGCCCCCAGGTTTCAAAACCCGCATGCCTTCTAAAACAGCAGCATCCCGCACTTCTGCTGGGAGCTCGTGAAAAAGAAAGCAGGAATAGACGAAATCAAAGTGGCCTTCCTTAAAAGGCAGCTCTTCGGCCGCCCCTTGCACGAAATCAAGGCCGCGGAAGTTTACCAAGTTCTTGCGCGCCTGTTTCAAATAGGGCTCGCTTAAATCCAACACCGTGATGTGTGCTTTGGGAAATGCGAGCTTCATAAACCGCGTAAGCCTTCCCGTCCCGGCGCCCACTTCCAAAAAGCGCAGCCCCGCCCCTTCGTTTAAGAAAACGTCTTTGGCGAGCGGAATGATCAAGCGGCGCATGGCATCGGCGGCACCGGCGAACAAAATTTCCACCTGATGCTCGTAAAGTTCCGCGGATTTTTCAGTCAGGTAGCCGCCACTTTGATAGTGAAAATTTCTTTGATAATACTCGGGCAAATCGGCCAGATATTCGCGCGCTTCCTGATTGAATTCTTTGGCATCGCGCTCATGACGGCGACGGGAAATATGAAACCCATCCACTAAAATTTTAGGATAGCGAAGAGCGTGCTTGGCCAGATTTTCGGGGTACAAAACTTCCAAAGGATAAAGACCTTTATCGATATTATCGCTGTCTTTTTTTAGAAGTTTATAAAGTTCAGTATAAGATTTTTTGATATTTTTGATTTCAACTGAAGGGCGGTCTTTAACGGACTGCCCGACCAGTCGTTCTAACAAAGGCAAAGTGAACTGTTGTGCAGTGAAATGCACAGAACGGGCTAACGAATAGCCCAGACGTAATTTACTTTTCAACTGTTTTCGCGCCATTGGTCACCTTCTTTTGTTGTGCCCAATGTCTTAATGTTAAACCCACCATTGCGAAGCCCGCAATAATCACCAAACCAACCATGGTAAACCACATAGCTACGATCATGCTTGTGCTCCTTCTAATTTTGCTGCCACAGAAGCTCTGACTTCATTCACAATGTGCGAAGCCATCACCAGACCAAAAGTCCCTGTAATGTAACTTGCTGATCCATAGATCATATTGCGATTGTCACAACCGTGGAAGTCATTCGTTTTCGGGCACACGCATTTAAAGCCCATGCCTTTATCGTAAGTTAATTCTTCTGGCATCATCACCGGTTCATCCGAGAACACGCAAGGAATACCGAATTCTTTTTCTGGGAAGTCGTATTTTTGACGAAGAATTTTACGCAATTGATGAGCCAAAGGACATGTGTGAGTCACGCCCAGGTCTTTTTTCTGAATACGCAATGGATCCATTTTCGCAGCCGAACCCGCAGACGTGATCACATGAATATTTTCTTTCACACACGTCGCCAGCAAGTGCGCTTTCGCCGTCAAATTGTCGATTGCATCAATCAGGTAATCAGGTTTGATCGCAAGCATTCTGTCAGAATTTTCTGCATTATAGAATTCAGGGATCACAGTAACTTTCATTTGCGGATTAATTTTGCGCAGGCGCTCGCCCATCACTTCGGCTTTTTTCTTGCCCACCATGCCTTGAACCGCGTGCAATTGACGATTGGTGTTGGTGATACAAACTTCATCGAAATCGATGATCGTGATGTGGCCCACACCCGAACGCGCCAAAGATTCAGCAGCCCAAGAACCCACTCCACCGATCCCCACAACCATTACGTGTGTGTTCATCAACTTTTTCATTGTCGCATCGCCAACTAAGCGACCCATGCGATCAAAACGGCGATGTAGAACGTATTCCGTTTCTGGCGGTTGTTGTGGTTGAAGAGGAGTCGTGATTTCTGTGGTCGTTGTATCCATGTACCCTACTCACGCACGACCCGAAAAACAGGGTCAATGCAGACTGTCTTTGGGGTCCACCAGATGCAGATCTGTCGAGCCAAAAAGACGGTGAAAATTCCCTGTAGTGATATCTAATATTTCCAAAGGATCAAGGGATTTTAGCTTCCCTATAGTCTTTGCCACCTCCCAAATTGATTCAGGTGGATTTAGCTGCCCTTTAAACGCCGGCGGAGCCTGATCCGGGCTGTCACTTTCGATCAATAAAAACTCCATAGGAATCTCTTTAACAGCCTGGTGAAGCTTTTGATTATCCTCGCGGCACACGGGTCCCCCAACAGACAGGTGTAAACCTCGTTTTAGGAAATCCTGAGCCTTATGAGCACTCCCGTTAAAGGAATGAACCATGCCCTTTTGGGGCGGCAGTCCAAACAGATCCATGATCATCAAGCTTTCGTCATGGGCCTGCACGATGTGCAAAACCACGGGACGATTTCCGATGTGACTGATTTCCAGTTGTTCTTCAAAAGCAGTGATCTGACGGTCCCTGGAGTCCTTCATAATATGCGGGCGAAAATCCAAACCCACTTCGCCAAGTCCCATGGCTTCCGGAAGCTCCTGAGCGAGAAGATTTAAGGCCTCTTCCAATTCTTCATCGGAATGATCGGCCACCCAATAAGGATGAACTCCATAACAAAGACCGATGTGGTGAGGAAAACGTGCCTTTAAGCGGCGTTGACGTTCCCAGTCCTCAGGACCCACTCCCCCTTGCATAAAGAAATGAATGCCCTTCGCCTGAGCGGCTTCAATGATCTCTGCCTGCTTGCCATCCCAGCGAACATCAGCAAGGTGTCCATGAGCATCAATCCAACGTCCAAACGCCGTCATACGCCTCCCAACCCCGACTTTAGGTTTGCATAGTTTCAGGACTCTAACAAGTGGTGTTCTATCCCGATACGGTGATTGCGAAGGAGTGTGTATGAAGCACAAGGGTCTACGTTTGGGTTTTGATGTTTCTATGGCAAAAGGAGCGACATTGAAGCCGCTCAAGGTTCAATTTTGGAGCGACGAAGCCGCTTTCCAAAAATTCAAACCTCATGCACCGTTCAAATATATGAGTGATGCCCTGGTGGGTTTGTCACTTGTCAAATTGAACTCCTATATCAAATCACCACTGACGACGAAGCACATGGACTACCCGTTTGCTTTGGATGCGTGGAAAACTTTGGATCCACATGTGGAGATCTATGAACGTTCTCAAGAACGTGTTCGCTCCCTGCAATCTCATATCGCGGTCGTTGATCCACAGCTTTGCGCTCTGTTTGAAGAGCACTTCAATGAGACGTTCGATTCAGCCATGACACCGTCGGGTTTTGATCTGACAGCCATGGGTCCTTTGCTTGAAACCTTCGCCTGGTTTGAAAACAAAATGTCTTCTCCATTGCTTTACAATTTCGGTTTGAATTTTTCCAAACCGTTTATGGATAAGCTGCACACACTCTACTCTTTCCTTTATAACTTGCGCAGCCTGGTTGCGATCGATCACAACGCTCACGTGGCGGACGCTTCTCACGAAGCCGTCAAGGTCGACGCCGTAACGGACTATTTACCACGCGTTGAATACGTGGTGAACGATGCTTTGCTCTATTGGAATTTCAAACGTTTTTCAGAGCCGTTCACGGGTCGTGGCACTCCTGATCAACGTGTGGAAAAGCTTTTCGCAAACCCCATGGAAAAAGCTTTCCAAAAATACTCGCACAACGCTTGTCACTTGGTGCACAACTTGCCAAAATCTTTCATCTCGTCTTTGAATCCGGTAGAGCTTGAAGAAGCTTTCTATCTGGTGCAAATCGACTGGCTTTTGGGCTCCCCTGCAGGATTGCTATTTAAAATCCGCGAAGAGATCTTTGCTTTGCAGAACGGTTACGAAAAAATCTTCTGGAAAGACATTGAACCGAAAAGCCATAACAAACCGGTCGCGTTGCATTTATCATGTGAAGTTTCTGAGGAGTTAGTTCACGGAGTAAAAGCGGCTTAGCAGCCGCTTTCGAAAATCGAAAAGTAGAAAATCGAAAATGGAAGTTATAGAAAAGGCGCCTCTCGGCGCCTTTTTTTTATTTGGGTGGGATGGCTACTATGCCGGAGCGGTATTTTTCGATCTTGGTCCATTGGGGGGCTCCGCCGACTGCCAAGGGATTGAATTGGCCTTTTTCTAAGTTATCGATGGAATCTAATCGGCGCATGCTGTGGGCTTCGATCACTTGACCGAAGCTGCCTGGGAATACGTGGTAGCCTGCGTGGGCTACGCCGACAAAGAAAGCGTTGTCGATAAAGGCTTGAGGCAATTCAATATCGAAATTAACCAATGTCGTTTTGTCGTCGACCTTCACGTTATAATAAACGTCTTTCTTCATCACTTGGTTGTATCTCATGCCGTGCATGCCCCACGCTGGATGATAGATGAATTGGCCCTGGCTGTTACGAATACCTGAATCCCAAGACACGGGCTTGCCAGCCATAATCATCGGGTCTTCCGCATCCCATTCTGCATTTAAATCCGGGCGAGGATTCCAATAAAGAATTTTCCATCCCAATTTCTGCAAGTGCTGAGTCAGCACCAAACCATCTGTCCCGCGCGAGATCAGATTTTGATCAAGACGACTCCACAACGCTGACATCAGCGGATTTTGAGTTGCCTCAAAGCCCTGCTTTAAGCATTTACGAGTCAAACCAATGCAACTGATACCTTCCAATTGATCGATAATGGAGGCCGGCGCGCCAACGGATTTAATAACTGCCAGACGCTTTTCACGTGTGTTCAAAGAGGGATTGCGATCGCCATAGTATTTGGAAATACCGTACTTGTTAAAGAATGCGATATGGGTTTTGTAAGTTTCCTGAATGCACTGGCTTGCAACATCAACCACAGTTTGGTTGTGCTCAAGATACATAGCTTTTTCCTGGGGAGTGACCACCAAGTCCGCTGGCTTTTCCTGGCTCCAGCCCAAAACCGGAGAAACGAGAATCAAAAGAGCACCCGCTAGCGACATCGTACACCTCATGTTAATAATGCTTAGAAGTACAAAAAGCATTCCATGACGAAGTCTCATAAACTGAATACAGCCACAATTTAATTGTTCATTTCTTACGCAGGTTTGTAATTTTTAGGAGTGCAGAACTGCCCTTAGGCAGTTCTCTTTTTTTGAAGCATCTTTTCGCGGATTTTGCGGAACACGAAATAGATCAAAAGCAGGCCGATGATACCGAAAACCACCAGTTTGAACTGGCGAAGTTTCATCAAGATAGGTTCACCGTAGTGAGCTAGCAAATAAATTTGCGTCGGAACGCTGATCGCTGCTGCCAAGCCGTCAATCAACAAGAACTTCCACACCGGAAAGTGTAACATCCCGCAAGCCAAGTGACCTGGAAAACGAATACCCGGAGTGAAACGGAAAATACCGCACGCGTAAGCGCCGTATTTATGTGTCCACTCCTCCACTCGCTTCATCAAGTGAGGTGGAAACATTTTATGAACACGCGGATGATAGAGAAGTTTTCGTCCGAAGACTCTGCCGACACCATATATAAGGAAGTCGCTGACGAAGACGGCAAAGAAAGCAATGATGGCGGCGGTGTGAACATTTACAACCGGAGCGCCAGGAAACGGAGGTGGGAAATGCTCAGGGTGAGCCCCCATGAACGCCAGAATACCAACACTAATAAGAGTCACTTCTTCGGGCAATGGCAAGCCAACTGCTGACAGCAACATCATTCCGACCAACGCGAAGTAGACCGTATAAGGTTGGTAAGCAAACTGCGACATCCACTGAAATATCGGCTCGTTGGCAAATTCCAAAAGTAATCTCCTAGGTCCCTACTATGCAGGGAACTGTCCCACTTGAACACCCACGTCACACTGTGCTATGTTCACTTTCCGCTATAAGGAATAGTATGCAGAGCGAAAGAGGATTTGAATACGGTGTAAAACACATTATCAGCCCGATGTCCGGGTCGGTGCGTGATGTTTTATTAAGCATTCTTGAACTTAGCGCTGACCAAGTGGACTTTTTAATACACCTTGGTTCGATCTATCTCAACCATAGTCGTATTGCAGATAATGTTTCGGTTTCTAAGGGTGACTATTTACGAGTCCATACTAAGCCGCGAAGATTCCCAAAAGGTAACGTCGACTTCACAAAGCGTATTGTTTTTGAAAATGACCACTTCGTGGTGGTCAACAAAGTCTCGGGGATTCCTGTTCATGGCAGCGTTGATAACATTCAAGAAAATCTGCAATCCTACATGGAAGAAGCTTTAAAGCAGAAGTTATATGTCACTCACCGCCTGGATGTTCCCACGAATGGTCTGATCGTTTATGCAAAAACTGTCGAATTCCAAACGGCCTTCAATAAATTATTGATCGCCCGAGAAATCAAAAAAATCTATCGAGCCAAAATCGAAGGCCCAGCTCCCACAAAGAAAATCCTGACTCATTATATGGAGCCATCCCCGCGCGCACCGAAAGTCGTCAGCCATGAGCCCAAAGATAAATGGCAAGAATGTATTCTTGAAATTTTAGAAGTAAAAGAAAACTCTGAGCACACAGAATTAAGAATTCACCTGCACACAGGCCGAACACATCAAATACGCGCCCAATTAGGTTATGAAAAATCCCCGATTATCGGCGATCACGCCTACGGCGCACAAAAAAGATGGGACGAAGAAAAAATCGAACTAACCGCCTGCGAACTGCAATTCATCAATCCCATAACCACCGAATCACACCACTTCAAAATCTAAAACAGCCCAGCCACCCCGGCGGCAGCCCAAAAAGAAAGCGGCCTGCCAAAGGCAGCAGCGCAAAAAAAAGAAAGCGGCTCTGCCAAAGGCAGAAGCCAAAAAAAACCGCCCGGGAAAGAGCGGTTGATCAAAATGGTTTGACTAATTTCCGCAGGAAATTTGCGGCGTAGCCCATGCAAGGCGGAAGGACTTCCCGCAGCGCAGGCGTGCTCCAAGCACGTCGGAGCGAGGACAAGGCCTGACAACGAAGCAGTCAGGCCATTTTCATCAACCGCGGCTACAATACGTAGATGTTGGTCATTAGGGAGTACTGTGTGTTGAACGGTTGCCAGATTTTTGCATCTTCACCCTTATAAGATCCCAACATAGAATCATTGCCGATTCCAAGCGTGAACGAAAATCCGCGGGCTGGTTTAATCCACAAGCTTGCACCCAAACGAAGTGCTGTCGTGTGATCTCCATCTAAACCTTCCACTGCCGATGAATGGTACCAGTTTTCTACGAAACCAGTTTTAGTCGTAATTTGGAAAATCGAATTGATGTAGTATTGGAATTGCACGTAGTGCTCAAGACCGAACTGTTTGTTCGTCTGACGAGGATCTGTCACGTACATACCGTCGTCAAATGTCGGGATGGATGTATTGATACTTGCTGTTTGGCTCTGCCAGTAAATATCTGGTTTAGCCACGTAAACCACGGACCATGAACGATTGAAGTTATAATCAGCGTAACCTTCAAGACGGATTTTAGTGATCAAGCCATTCTCTTGAGAGACTTTGCTTGAAGGAAGGTAAGCTTTTACTTTACCAGAAAGATCGATGTCACCGAAGTAACCCAAGTCGTAGTTTGAGTAAACGAAGTGAATGTCTTGCATGGAAAAGTTTGAAGTTTGCTTTTCACCGTACTCATCCATACCGGCTGTGTTGTAGTTGAATGGCAAACGCAAAGCTGCTTTTTGATCAGCACCCAATTTATAATTGATAGAGAAATAATCGTAAGTATCAACCGAACGTGCTTCAGAAGTTGATTTGCCCGGCTTCATGTTTGCTTGTGAAGCAATAGAGAAGAAAGTCAGTGACCAGTCGTTCGCACGACCACTTACGGAAGTAGCGGAAACGAAGTCGTCACCATCCAGCACCGCTGCGAAAGAAGACGTCGAAACCAACAAACTTGCGATCAATAAACCGGTCGCTTTTCTTAACATTTTTCACTCCTAATTACGGATGCTTACGACAAAGACTTGAAAGTTATGCCATAGCGCCTTGCATTAAACAATAGTCAAAAATTAGACAGTCTTTTGACTTGAGCAGACGCGCAAGAACGCCTACTGTGATTGCCTATGAAAAAGTACACATTCCTTAAGAACCTGATTCTGTCTCTGGTATTGGCCCTCGCAACGGGTTGTGCTGTCTCCTTCTCGAAAAAACACTGGGATCTTCCACCGAAAGCGGAGAATGAGATCAGCGTTATGTCATTCAATGTCGAAAACTTATTCGACACTGTAAAGACTCCAGGCCATGACGACGAAACATTCTTGCCCGCATACATGAAAAAAGGCGATGCAAAACTACGTGCTGCTTGTGTCAAAAACAATGACAGTTCTTATCGCCAAAACGAGTGTCTGACAACGGACTGGAATCCAGATGCGTTGGATACGAAGCTTAATAACATCTCTAAAGTTGTTTTGGGCGTTGATAACAACGGTCCCGACAACTTGATGCTGATCGAAATCGAAAGCGATGTCGTTCTTAAGCAATTGAATGAAAAATTGGCGGCTGCGAACTATATCACTCAGGTGATTATCGATGGACCAGACAAGCGCGGTATTAACGTCGCATTCTTGTCGCGCTTCCCTCTTGTAGGCAAGCCGGTCTTGCACCCGATCCCATGGAAGCCTGAAAATGAAAAAGATGGCGAGTGGATGGAGCGCTCCCGTCGCATCCTGGAAGTGACTGTGAAAGCACCCAATGGGGACCCTATCACGTTCTTGGTGGGCCACTTTCCTTCGCAATCGAATCCAACTTACTGGCGTCAACAGATCGCTCAGTTCGCGGTGGATTTGATTAAACAAAAAGGTCCCAATGCGATGGTGGTTTTCGGGGGAGACTTAAATATCTCGGCCGAGGAAGAAGACAGAGTTCATATCTTCCGCGATATCCTAGCTAAGGGCGGAGCAGTTTCTCACTTTGTGGGTTGCAAAGAATGCCAAGGAACTCATAACTATCGCGGCACCTGGTCTTTCCTAGATGCTCAGGTTTACAGCCCAGCACTTTTGGGTGATGGCTCTGGCAGCTACCAAATGATGCCCAACACGATCGACGTGATCCGCTACAATCCTGTTCATCTTAAAAAAGGTAAATACCCAAAACGCTGGGATTACGATGAGCAAAATGGCGTATCAGATCACTTTCCACTTTATGTTCGCTTGAAACAAAGAAGTGAGGCGAAGGCTCCGGTGAAAGATGAAAAACCCGCAGTAGAGAAGAAAAAAGCTCCTGCGAAAAAGAGCAAAAAGAAATAGCACCTCAATCTAAAAATAAAAAAGCCG contains these protein-coding regions:
- a CDS encoding endonuclease/exonuclease/phosphatase family protein, producing MKKYTFLKNLILSLVLALATGCAVSFSKKHWDLPPKAENEISVMSFNVENLFDTVKTPGHDDETFLPAYMKKGDAKLRAACVKNNDSSYRQNECLTTDWNPDALDTKLNNISKVVLGVDNNGPDNLMLIEIESDVVLKQLNEKLAAANYITQVIIDGPDKRGINVAFLSRFPLVGKPVLHPIPWKPENEKDGEWMERSRRILEVTVKAPNGDPITFLVGHFPSQSNPTYWRQQIAQFAVDLIKQKGPNAMVVFGGDLNISAEEEDRVHIFRDILAKGGAVSHFVGCKECQGTHNYRGTWSFLDAQVYSPALLGDGSGSYQMMPNTIDVIRYNPVHLKKGKYPKRWDYDEQNGVSDHFPLYVRLKQRSEAKAPVKDEKPAVEKKKAPAKKSKKK